DNA from Mesorhizobium sp. B2-1-1:
ATGGCGGCTTCCAGCGACGCGGAACAGAAGTTCGACCGGGTCAAGGCCCAGTTGAAGGCGCGCTTGGGAACCGAAGTCTATTCGAGCTGGTTCGGGCGCATGAAGGTCGCGGAGGCTTCAAAGGGCATCGTTCGCATTTCGGTGCCCACTGCCTTCCTGCGCTCGTGGATCAACGGCCATTATCTCGACCTTATCTGCGAGCTTTGGAAGCACGAGGATCCGGAGATCCTCAAGATCGAGATCATCGTGCGCACAGCCACCCGACAGGGACGCAGCCATGCCGAACCGGAATTGGCGCCGGCGCGCAAGATGACGCGACAAACGCAGACGGCGCTGGCCGCCGGCACCGTAAGCCCCGGCAGGCTGGAGCGGGCTCCGGCGCCGCGCCCGGGCATGCCGGCCGAGAGCGAGTTCCGCCACAATGTGCTGGGATCGCCGCTCGATCCGCGTTACACGTTCGCCTCTTTCATCGAAGGGCCGTCGAACCGGGTGGCCTTCGCCGCGGCCAAGGCCGTGGCGGAATCGCAGTCGAGCGCGGTGCGCTTCAACCCGCTCTTCCTTCATGCGACGGTCGGCCTCGGCAAGACCCATTTGTTGCAGGCTATCGCCGCGGAATCGCTGAAGCAGAACCCGAAATCGCGCGTCGTCTACCTGACGGCGGAATATTTCATGTGGCGCTTCGCCACCGCGATCCGCGACAACAATGCCTTGACGCTCAAGGAACAGCTTCGCGATATCGACCTGCTCATCATCGACGACATGCAATTCCTGCAGGGCAAGTCGATCCAGCACGAATTCTGCCATCTGATCAACATGCTGCTCGACAGCGCCAAGCAGGTCGTCGTCGCCGCCGACCGGCCCCCGTCGGAACTGGAATCCCTCGAACCGCGGGTCCGCTCGCGCCTCAATGGCGGCGTCGCGCTCGAAATGTCGGCCCCCGATTTCGCCATGCGCCTGGGCATGCTCAAGCTGCGCCTCGCCACCGCCAGGCACGACGACGCTTCCCTCGACATCTCCGACGAGATCCTCAATCACGTCGCCCGCACGGTGACCGGCAGCGGCCGCGAACTGGAAGGCGCCTTCAATCAACTCCTGTTCCGCCAGTCGTTCGAGCCGCAGATCACCATCGATCGCATCGACGAGATCCTCGGCCATATCTACCGCACCGGCGAGCCGAAGCGGGTCCGTATCGAGGATATTCAGCGCATCGTCGCGCGGCACTACAATGTGTCGAAGACCGAGTTGCTGTCCAACAGGCGCACGCGCACCATCGTCAAGCCGAGGCAGGTCGCCATGTATCTGTCCAAGGTGATGACGCCGCGCTCGCTGCCCGAGATCGGGCGGCGCTTCGGCGGCCGCGACCACACAACGGTGCTGCACGCAGTGCGCAAGATCGAGGATCTTTCCGGCGGCGACAACACGCTGGCGCAGGAACTGGAACTGTTGAGACGGTTGATCAACGACCAGGCCTGAGCCGTTCGAAAACGCCTGGCGGCGTGCTTCGCCGCCTTTATCCCCAGAAAGCCCGCGTAGCCGGCCCGAACCGGTCGCGC
Protein-coding regions in this window:
- the dnaA gene encoding chromosomal replication initiator protein DnaA, with amino-acid sequence MAASSDAEQKFDRVKAQLKARLGTEVYSSWFGRMKVAEASKGIVRISVPTAFLRSWINGHYLDLICELWKHEDPEILKIEIIVRTATRQGRSHAEPELAPARKMTRQTQTALAAGTVSPGRLERAPAPRPGMPAESEFRHNVLGSPLDPRYTFASFIEGPSNRVAFAAAKAVAESQSSAVRFNPLFLHATVGLGKTHLLQAIAAESLKQNPKSRVVYLTAEYFMWRFATAIRDNNALTLKEQLRDIDLLIIDDMQFLQGKSIQHEFCHLINMLLDSAKQVVVAADRPPSELESLEPRVRSRLNGGVALEMSAPDFAMRLGMLKLRLATARHDDASLDISDEILNHVARTVTGSGRELEGAFNQLLFRQSFEPQITIDRIDEILGHIYRTGEPKRVRIEDIQRIVARHYNVSKTELLSNRRTRTIVKPRQVAMYLSKVMTPRSLPEIGRRFGGRDHTTVLHAVRKIEDLSGGDNTLAQELELLRRLINDQA